The following are from one region of the Methyloversatilis discipulorum genome:
- a CDS encoding ACP S-malonyltransferase, translating into MKAVVFPGQGAQRKGMGVELFERYPRLVEQADAVLGYSLHDLCTDGADRLIDTRYTQPALFVTGYLGYLDHEHRHGAPAMLAGHSIGEFVALAAAGALDFIDALRLVDRRARIMAAIRDGAMAAVIGPGRDEVDALIARLGVDGLEIANENSPTQTIVAGLSGEIDAFVERCRDAGTRAVRLRVSGAFHSRHMRPAAAEFAQALRETPFQPPRIPVIANVTARPHDAQIAEVMAAHLYSPVRWMQSVHTMLDAGVSEFVEIGPAPVLGPMIDEIRAGWRPPSRAAAGWPEFAAPPVGGEHAALVAALHALYGSASPAAADWAALWPRGVDVAGWPPLELAATPRALRRQIRRALETLIPAAASAQRADPSLHLHGRHP; encoded by the coding sequence GTGAAGGCCGTCGTCTTTCCGGGCCAGGGTGCGCAGCGCAAGGGCATGGGCGTCGAACTGTTCGAGCGCTACCCGCGCCTGGTCGAACAGGCCGACGCCGTGCTCGGCTACAGCCTGCACGATCTGTGCACCGACGGTGCGGACCGCCTGATCGACACCCGCTACACGCAACCGGCGCTGTTCGTCACCGGCTATCTCGGCTATCTGGATCACGAGCACCGGCACGGCGCGCCGGCCATGCTGGCCGGCCACAGCATCGGCGAGTTCGTCGCGCTGGCCGCGGCCGGAGCACTCGACTTCATCGACGCGCTGCGCCTGGTCGACCGCCGCGCCCGCATCATGGCCGCCATCCGCGACGGTGCGATGGCGGCGGTGATCGGGCCGGGGCGCGACGAGGTGGATGCGCTGATCGCGCGTCTGGGTGTCGATGGACTGGAGATCGCCAACGAGAACAGTCCCACGCAGACCATCGTCGCCGGCCTGTCGGGCGAGATCGACGCCTTCGTCGAGCGCTGCCGCGACGCGGGTACACGGGCGGTGCGCCTGCGCGTCAGCGGTGCCTTCCATTCGCGCCACATGCGGCCGGCCGCCGCCGAGTTCGCGCAGGCGCTGCGCGAGACGCCTTTCCAGCCCCCGCGCATTCCGGTGATCGCCAACGTGACGGCACGGCCGCACGACGCGCAGATCGCCGAGGTGATGGCCGCCCATCTTTACAGCCCGGTGCGCTGGATGCAGTCGGTGCACACCATGCTCGACGCCGGCGTCAGCGAATTCGTCGAGATCGGCCCGGCGCCGGTGCTCGGCCCGATGATCGACGAGATCCGCGCCGGCTGGCGCCCGCCGTCACGGGCCGCGGCAGGCTGGCCCGAGTTCGCGGCGCCGCCAGTCGGCGGTGAGCACGCCGCGCTGGTCGCCGCGTTGCACGCGCTGTACGGCAGTGCGTCGCCGGCCGCGGCCGACTGGGCCGCGTTGTGGCCGCGCGGGGTGGACGTCGCCGGCTGGCCGCCGCTTGAACTGGCGGCCACACCGCGCGCGCTGCGCCGGCAGATTCGACGCGCCCTCGAAACCCTGATTCCGGCCGCGGCGTCAGCGCAGCGTGCCGACCCGTCTTTACACCTGCACGGACGACATCCATGA
- a CDS encoding acyl carrier protein, translating into MSTEHDIADFITTFIADRTGVPAQDIEPEENLGSYGLGSMQAVDLVGSLEDRYGVSLPPALVFQYPTVRELSVAVAQRAAAPAGA; encoded by the coding sequence ATGAGCACCGAACACGATATCGCGGACTTCATCACCACTTTCATCGCCGACCGCACCGGCGTACCGGCGCAGGACATCGAGCCGGAGGAGAACCTCGGCAGCTACGGACTGGGTTCGATGCAGGCGGTCGATCTGGTCGGCTCGCTGGAAGACCGCTACGGCGTGTCGCTGCCGCCGGCGCTGGTGTTCCAGTACCCGACCGTGCGCGAACTGTCGGTCGCCGTCGCGCAGCGCGCCGCAGCCCCGGCCGGAGCCTGA
- a CDS encoding polyketide synthase, with amino-acid sequence MDRAAAIAIVGIAARLPGAPDVAGFWQTLLGDETAIGEVPPSRWDWRAHYAPPGGAANTAYSNVGGFIDDADCFDLRHFGIAPREAEAMDPMQRLFLQSAWTALEDAGIAPRSLSGRRVGVFAGVGNAEYTALMRAAQCDNDAYRATGMALTLVANRLSYVLNLRGPSQVVDTACSGSLVAVHRAVEQLRLGQCELALAGGVSLMLSPELHVAFSQAGMLSTSGRCRPFDAEADGYVRGEGVGVVVLKRLDDALRDGDFIHACILASAENHGGRAHSLTAPSFKGQAEVVAAAWQAAGPAVRHLSHVETHGTGTPLGDPIEIAGLNEALRQSRAADPDRTPAGDIRLGALKARVGHLEAAAGIAGLIKTVLALRHGLIPGHPAFGQANPQLELSGSPLRIADGPQAWGEGPRVAGVSSFGFGGVNAHVVLQAQPAPVWTDADAQAEVVLLSARDADTLRARAAQLFDYLCPDVQPRVLLALQQASGALDFDAQWPALGVDADTMERAAQSAAQRLGIDAAGFDLRDCMCWGEVAAALSEALPAVAVADRLHARASLPRAALAPTLRALASSLFVGRDLQSHRLAVAAQDFGGLALQLAAWLCDAPAPLAVTAQSAKDSGGERPLPDWRSASGLADWLRAELAFPALSEQLSARYAADRVTRVPLPTLPFRRDRVWFKAAAPVAPQPAADMSPAVVPHAHLPPPLVPHDIDALLGPWTGFLGRRPGCLPTLLPWPGHAATGGGVSFIDVAWAAASPQHRRVMPTLADGGLRYRALADEGARTLLRVERIVTGEGPEATAGVPPAVAIDVAPPSSHDPRALWMHWTVAVVRALQSMFRDATTAPLLPYRALRVSWAEVPTVGPQRLLLTADADSGRVGVRGEIDGRTLLQIDGLELREARWLVQAAPAEAEVLS; translated from the coding sequence ATGGACAGGGCCGCCGCCATCGCCATCGTCGGCATCGCGGCGCGTCTGCCGGGCGCGCCGGATGTCGCCGGCTTCTGGCAGACCCTGCTCGGCGATGAGACCGCCATCGGCGAGGTGCCTCCGTCGCGCTGGGACTGGCGCGCGCACTACGCGCCGCCGGGCGGGGCGGCGAACACCGCCTACTCGAACGTGGGCGGTTTCATCGACGACGCCGACTGCTTCGACCTGCGCCACTTCGGCATCGCGCCGCGCGAGGCGGAGGCGATGGACCCGATGCAGCGGCTCTTTCTGCAGTCCGCATGGACCGCGCTGGAGGATGCCGGCATCGCGCCGCGCAGTCTGTCGGGCCGGCGCGTAGGCGTGTTCGCCGGCGTCGGCAATGCGGAGTACACCGCGCTGATGCGTGCCGCGCAGTGCGACAACGACGCCTACCGCGCGACCGGCATGGCGCTGACGCTGGTCGCCAACCGGCTGTCCTATGTGCTGAACCTGCGCGGACCCAGCCAGGTGGTTGATACCGCCTGCTCGGGCTCGCTGGTGGCGGTGCATCGCGCCGTCGAACAGCTGCGCCTCGGCCAGTGCGAACTGGCGCTGGCCGGCGGCGTGAGCCTGATGCTGAGTCCCGAACTGCACGTCGCCTTCAGTCAGGCCGGCATGCTGAGCACGTCGGGCCGCTGCCGTCCTTTCGACGCCGAAGCCGACGGCTATGTGCGCGGCGAGGGCGTCGGCGTCGTGGTGCTGAAGCGGCTGGACGACGCGCTGCGCGACGGCGACTTCATCCACGCCTGCATCCTTGCCTCGGCGGAGAATCACGGCGGTCGCGCGCACAGCCTGACCGCGCCCAGCTTCAAGGGGCAGGCCGAGGTGGTCGCTGCCGCCTGGCAGGCGGCCGGGCCGGCAGTGCGCCATCTGTCCCATGTCGAAACCCACGGCACCGGCACGCCGCTCGGCGACCCGATAGAGATCGCCGGGCTGAACGAAGCACTGCGCCAGAGCCGAGCGGCCGATCCGGACCGCACACCGGCGGGCGACATCCGGCTCGGTGCGCTGAAGGCGCGCGTCGGTCACCTCGAAGCGGCGGCCGGCATCGCCGGTCTGATCAAGACGGTACTCGCGCTGCGACACGGGCTGATTCCCGGTCATCCGGCTTTCGGCCAGGCCAATCCACAACTCGAGCTGAGCGGCTCGCCGCTGCGCATCGCAGACGGGCCGCAAGCCTGGGGCGAGGGGCCGCGGGTGGCCGGCGTCAGCTCCTTCGGCTTCGGCGGTGTCAATGCCCACGTCGTGCTGCAGGCGCAGCCGGCACCGGTGTGGACCGACGCCGACGCGCAGGCCGAGGTCGTGCTGCTGTCGGCACGCGACGCCGATACGCTGCGCGCGCGCGCGGCGCAGCTGTTCGACTACCTGTGTCCGGATGTGCAGCCGCGCGTGCTGCTCGCGCTGCAGCAGGCCAGCGGCGCACTCGACTTCGACGCGCAGTGGCCGGCACTCGGCGTCGATGCGGACACGATGGAGCGCGCCGCGCAGTCGGCAGCGCAGCGCCTGGGCATAGACGCCGCCGGATTCGATCTGCGCGACTGCATGTGCTGGGGCGAAGTCGCCGCCGCATTGAGCGAAGCGTTGCCCGCCGTTGCGGTGGCGGATCGCCTGCACGCCCGCGCCAGCCTGCCGCGGGCCGCGCTGGCGCCGACGCTGCGTGCGCTGGCCAGTTCGCTGTTCGTCGGCCGCGATCTGCAATCGCATCGGCTTGCCGTCGCGGCGCAGGACTTCGGTGGGCTCGCGCTGCAACTGGCCGCGTGGCTGTGCGACGCACCGGCCCCTTTGGCCGTCACCGCGCAGAGCGCGAAGGACAGCGGCGGCGAGCGGCCGCTGCCCGACTGGCGGAGCGCATCAGGGCTGGCCGACTGGCTGCGTGCGGAACTTGCATTCCCTGCGCTGAGCGAACAGCTGTCCGCGCGCTACGCCGCCGATCGCGTGACGCGCGTACCGCTGCCTACACTGCCTTTCCGTCGTGATCGCGTGTGGTTCAAGGCGGCGGCACCGGTTGCGCCGCAGCCCGCCGCCGATATGTCGCCCGCCGTTGTGCCGCACGCCCATTTGCCGCCCCCCCTTGTGCCGCACGACATCGACGCACTGCTCGGCCCGTGGACCGGCTTCCTCGGCCGCAGGCCCGGCTGCCTGCCGACTCTGCTGCCGTGGCCGGGCCATGCGGCGACGGGCGGCGGCGTCAGTTTCATCGACGTCGCCTGGGCCGCTGCGTCGCCGCAGCACCGGCGCGTAATGCCCACCCTTGCGGACGGCGGCCTGCGCTACCGTGCGCTGGCGGACGAGGGCGCGCGGACGCTGCTCCGCGTCGAGCGCATCGTCACCGGCGAGGGGCCCGAGGCGACGGCGGGTGTTCCGCCTGCCGTCGCGATTGACGTCGCCCCGCCGTCGTCGCACGACCCGCGCGCGCTGTGGATGCACTGGACGGTCGCCGTCGTCCGGGCCTTGCAGTCCATGTTCCGCGACGCTACCACGGCGCCGCTGCTGCCCTACCGCGCGCTGCGGGTGAGCTGGGCCGAAGTGCCGACAGTCGGACCGCAGCGACTGCTGCTGACTGCGGACGCCGACAGCGGACGCGTCGGCGTGCGTGGCGAGATCGACGGGCGCACGCTGCTGCAGATCGACGGCCTGGAACTGCGCGAGGCGCGCTGGCTGGTGCAGGCAGCGCCGGCGGAAGCGGAGGTGCTGTCGTGA